A genome region from Microbacterium sp. CGR2 includes the following:
- a CDS encoding nucleotide kinase domain-containing protein → MRRLRIGRRNVVVSEVLPSYWRFAAERQHVYHARLRGESAPWTDDPVISRFRFTNAYRAADRVSQDLIRIAYAGSQEPRDLVLRVLLFRFFNKPSTWSVLEDRFGEITADSFDVDAFSEVLDGLLSRGERVYSAAYIVPPPPFGAARKHRNHLLLAEHMMRSRVTEQLTGAALLRDVFETISSFPSLGPFLSYQLAIDLNYTTLLDFGENDFVVPGPGARSGIAKCFPDLDGLPAEELIRWMVDTQEEQFEQNGIEFENLFGRSLTLIDCQNLFCETDKYARVMHPHVRGVGGRSRIKQQFAPLGSPGTPFFPPKWGINDPAASVTAGAVAVV, encoded by the coding sequence ATGCGACGCTTGCGTATTGGACGGCGTAACGTCGTGGTCTCTGAAGTATTGCCGTCTTACTGGCGCTTCGCCGCCGAGCGGCAGCATGTCTATCACGCCCGTCTTCGCGGAGAGTCGGCGCCGTGGACCGATGATCCTGTCATCTCACGCTTTCGATTTACGAATGCCTATCGCGCAGCCGATCGCGTGTCGCAGGACCTAATTCGTATCGCCTACGCTGGATCGCAAGAACCACGGGATCTCGTGCTCAGGGTCCTGTTGTTCCGATTCTTCAACAAGCCTTCCACATGGAGCGTACTTGAGGATCGCTTCGGAGAAATTACAGCGGACTCGTTCGACGTCGATGCGTTCAGCGAGGTTCTAGACGGACTACTCTCCCGCGGAGAGCGGGTATATTCCGCGGCATACATCGTTCCGCCTCCTCCATTCGGTGCGGCGAGAAAGCACCGCAATCACTTGCTTCTGGCCGAGCACATGATGCGATCCAGGGTTACTGAACAGCTCACTGGGGCGGCGTTGCTACGCGACGTTTTTGAGACGATCTCTTCATTCCCTTCATTGGGCCCCTTCCTGTCGTATCAACTCGCGATCGACCTGAACTACACGACCCTTCTCGACTTCGGCGAGAACGACTTTGTGGTACCTGGCCCAGGGGCGCGTAGTGGTATTGCGAAGTGCTTCCCAGATCTCGATGGATTGCCTGCCGAAGAGCTGATCCGATGGATGGTGGACACTCAGGAGGAGCAGTTTGAGCAGAACGGTATCGAGTTCGAGAATCTATTCGGCCGGTCGCTGACACTCATTGACTGCCAGAATCTCTTTTGCGAAACAGACAAGTATGCCCGCGTGATGCACCCGCACGTGCGCGGAGTAGGAGGCCGTAGTCGAATCAAGCAGCAGTTCGCTCCACTTGGCTCACCGGGCACACCCTTCTTTCCCCCGAAGTGGGGAATCAACGACCCGGCGGCGTCGGTGACTGCCGGTGCCGTGGCCGTGGTCTAG
- a CDS encoding DUF4231 domain-containing protein: MSDHGNSSGPTNIKLPGIHDAASEASGRGQTTYVRLSALRLISLLIATLAAAIGIAIGSFDFSGLVLLVAFIAAALAELALIRFQPERDWYSGRAVAESTKTLAWRFAVQGEPFGPGVTEGEAEVLLRTRVTEVLQRGKDRINVGPGDAVLTDSMLELRRAAFPTRRDSYLAHRTEEQRNWYSSNARKNETRATAWRYALLLGELLAIVAAAISLGRDEPFDFAGIVAAFVAGGAAWLAIKQHSQLTSAYRVAAGELAVQADVLRGVSAEEWPQAVADAEEAISREHTMWLATRGEEPLPPNRNGGI, encoded by the coding sequence ATGAGTGACCATGGCAACTCTTCTGGCCCTACAAACATCAAGCTCCCCGGAATCCACGATGCGGCGAGTGAAGCATCGGGACGCGGACAGACTACCTACGTGCGGCTCAGCGCCCTGCGGCTAATCTCGCTTCTCATAGCCACGCTCGCCGCAGCAATTGGCATCGCCATTGGAAGTTTTGACTTCTCTGGCCTCGTACTTCTCGTCGCGTTCATTGCCGCGGCATTGGCCGAACTCGCCCTGATCCGATTCCAGCCCGAGCGCGACTGGTACTCCGGACGCGCAGTCGCGGAGTCCACGAAGACGCTCGCGTGGCGTTTCGCCGTCCAGGGAGAACCATTCGGGCCAGGTGTCACGGAGGGAGAAGCTGAGGTACTGCTTCGTACGCGAGTCACCGAAGTTCTTCAACGTGGCAAAGACCGAATCAACGTGGGTCCTGGCGATGCCGTCCTCACGGACAGCATGTTGGAACTCCGGCGAGCAGCATTCCCCACACGCAGAGACTCGTACCTCGCACATAGGACGGAGGAGCAGCGCAACTGGTACTCGTCAAACGCGCGAAAGAACGAGACTCGCGCCACAGCCTGGCGGTACGCCCTCCTCCTCGGAGAGTTGCTTGCCATCGTGGCGGCGGCTATTTCCCTCGGTCGTGACGAGCCCTTCGACTTTGCCGGTATCGTCGCCGCCTTCGTCGCTGGCGGAGCCGCCTGGCTAGCAATCAAGCAGCACTCGCAACTGACCTCCGCATACCGAGTAGCGGCTGGCGAACTTGCTGTTCAAGCAGATGTTCTTCGCGGAGTGAGCGCCGAGGAGTGGCCGCAGGCGGTGGCCGACGCAGAGGAAGCCATCAGTCGCGAGCACACCATGTGGCTGGCTACCCGCGGTGAGGAGCCACTGCCACCAAACCGCAATGGCGGAATTTGA
- a CDS encoding PEP/pyruvate-binding domain-containing protein, with product MPDGFVVPHDGEHAAGMEVTEFLRVEVARELARMGDPVVAVRSSAMNEDTADASAAGQYESVIGARGTAEVCDAIVACWSSADASRVGEYWNRATVGATPSAPGMAVLVQRVIEAEVSGVMFTPQRSGEPTRIEASWGLGLAVVGGTVAPDSYEVAADGSIRYSVGSKQTRIDLNVARGGVIASAVAAEEQQARSLDDGTVAILTGLGSRMAQIQGGPQDIEWAVADGAVWVLQARPVTASLPAVRAHGSPLPFRTLTGTPGSHGTVIGVARIVRGPSDFAAVQPGEIVVCPYTDPAWTPLFTIAAGVVTEIGGALSHAAIVAREYGIPAVLGVPDALNLIENGRRIALDGTAGTITPL from the coding sequence GTGCCTGATGGGTTCGTGGTCCCGCATGACGGTGAGCATGCCGCGGGGATGGAGGTCACTGAGTTTCTTCGCGTCGAAGTTGCCCGAGAGCTCGCCCGAATGGGTGATCCTGTTGTCGCCGTGCGTTCCTCGGCCATGAACGAGGACACCGCCGACGCCTCGGCAGCGGGCCAGTACGAGAGCGTCATCGGTGCTCGGGGAACGGCGGAGGTGTGCGACGCGATAGTGGCTTGCTGGTCATCGGCCGACGCGTCGAGAGTGGGCGAGTACTGGAACCGGGCAACAGTCGGCGCCACACCCTCCGCTCCTGGCATGGCGGTTCTCGTGCAACGCGTGATCGAAGCCGAGGTGTCGGGCGTCATGTTCACGCCTCAGCGGTCAGGAGAGCCGACCAGGATCGAAGCATCCTGGGGTCTGGGCCTTGCCGTCGTGGGCGGAACGGTCGCTCCCGATTCCTATGAGGTGGCGGCGGATGGATCGATCAGGTATTCGGTCGGGAGCAAACAGACCCGTATCGACCTCAACGTCGCGCGCGGCGGCGTCATCGCGAGTGCTGTCGCCGCCGAGGAGCAACAGGCGCGGTCGCTGGACGATGGAACGGTGGCGATTCTGACCGGGCTGGGGAGCCGCATGGCGCAGATCCAAGGCGGCCCGCAAGACATCGAGTGGGCGGTCGCCGACGGCGCCGTGTGGGTGCTGCAAGCGCGACCCGTCACAGCGTCACTTCCTGCCGTCCGGGCTCACGGATCACCGCTCCCATTCAGAACCTTGACGGGAACGCCGGGATCACACGGAACTGTCATCGGGGTGGCCCGGATCGTTCGTGGCCCCTCCGACTTCGCTGCCGTGCAGCCCGGCGAGATCGTGGTGTGTCCGTACACCGATCCTGCCTGGACGCCACTGTTCACGATCGCTGCCGGTGTCGTCACGGAAATTGGCGGAGCCCTCTCACACGCCGCGATCGTCGCCCGGGAGTACGGCATCCCCGCCGTCCTCGGCGTACCTGACGCCCTGAACCTCATCGAGAACGGTCGTCGGATTGCGCTCGATGGAACAGCGGGAACCATCACTCCACTCTGA
- the mobF gene encoding MobF family relaxase, producing MTVSMRVMSAGDGYKYLLRSVAAADGDRSLSTPLTRYYAEAGTPPGRWLGSGLAGLGGGRLAVGDRVSEAQLQLLVGMGRNPVTGEPLGKAFPEYAPVAERIKARVEQLPDEMGPAGRGGAVAQIEAEETTRGSRRAVAGFDYTFSVPKSVSVLWGIADAGTQALIAQVHHDAVVEVLDFMEREVAATRTGTTAGDGAVAQVDVTGLVATGFDHYDSRAGDPQLHTHVVVSNKVQTAFDGKWRSLDGRPMHAAVVALSEHYNAVLADRLTRTFGLAWETRTRGRDRNPSWEITDVPEELIAAFSTRSHDIEAETDRLIADHVDKHGHRPSKTTIVKLRAQATLSTRPDKEVRSLESLADQWRTRATTVLGHDATTWAGSVTANDSGLVLRADDVPLELIAELGQTVVGLVGEKRSTWRRWNLHAEASRQTMGWRFATARDREAIVGMVTDSAEQASLRLTPPDLATSPATFRRVDSTSVFRPKHSTVFSSELLLEAEDRLLDRSRTMIAPTVPVDTMEKTTSRPDAEGRMLGEDQADALMKIAVSGRMLDVLVGPAGAGKTTAMSALRQAWETEHGTGSVVGLAPSAVAAQVLADDLGIATENTAKWWTNHLTHGTTFEAGQLVIIDEASLAGTLSLDRITHLAERAGAKVLLVGDFAQLQSVDAGGAFGLLVNDRDDTPELVDVHRFINPWEKTASLALRHGRTEVIDTYLNHDRIREGDAEAMTDTAYTAWRADRDQGLVSVLIAETRDQVTTLNTRARADLILDGTLTPGRDVELNDGTTAGVGDTIITRRNDRRLRTGKDWVRNGDTWTITGVRDDGSVTIRKTRRRFGGSIVLPAAYVAEHADLGYAVTAHRAQGVTTDTAHVLAEPTATRENFYVAMTRGKHANYAYVILDRADEHAHPHPADNPDTTARSVLYGVLQHAGAELSAHETITAEHEHWGSIAQLAAEYETIAAAAQHDRWVNLVRASGLSPEQADTAIESEAFGALTAELRRAEANHHALDTMLPRLVAARGFADADDIASVLHHRVARATARPAGSGRTRKAPRLIAGLVPAARGSMSTDMRQALDERRELIEQRANAVLDIALDAKAPWMKPLGTPPRDPHKTAAWRQHAGTVAAYRDRYNITDDTPLGPAPETTVQKIDAARARTALERAQAITQTSTSAAAPRPAAGREHVGPTL from the coding sequence ATGACGGTCTCGATGCGGGTGATGAGTGCCGGCGACGGCTACAAGTACCTCCTGCGCTCAGTGGCCGCCGCTGACGGTGATCGCTCACTATCGACACCGCTCACGCGCTACTACGCCGAGGCGGGAACGCCGCCCGGACGGTGGCTCGGTTCTGGCCTCGCCGGGCTTGGTGGTGGTCGGTTGGCTGTCGGTGACCGGGTGTCCGAGGCGCAGCTTCAGCTTCTGGTCGGCATGGGCCGCAACCCGGTGACCGGTGAGCCGTTGGGTAAGGCGTTCCCTGAGTACGCTCCGGTGGCCGAGCGGATCAAAGCGCGCGTCGAGCAGCTACCGGACGAGATGGGGCCGGCTGGCCGGGGTGGTGCGGTCGCGCAGATCGAGGCCGAGGAGACCACGCGAGGAAGCCGACGGGCCGTTGCCGGGTTCGACTACACGTTCAGTGTGCCGAAGTCGGTTTCGGTGCTCTGGGGCATCGCCGACGCCGGGACACAGGCGCTGATCGCCCAAGTCCACCACGACGCGGTCGTCGAGGTGCTGGACTTCATGGAGCGCGAGGTCGCCGCCACCCGGACCGGCACCACGGCCGGTGATGGGGCGGTCGCGCAAGTCGATGTGACCGGGCTGGTCGCCACCGGGTTCGACCATTACGACTCCCGTGCCGGTGACCCGCAGCTTCACACCCACGTCGTCGTGTCCAACAAGGTGCAGACCGCGTTCGATGGGAAGTGGCGGTCCTTGGACGGGCGACCGATGCACGCCGCAGTGGTCGCCCTGTCCGAGCACTACAACGCGGTACTGGCCGACCGACTCACCCGCACCTTCGGCCTGGCGTGGGAGACCAGGACGCGGGGCCGGGATCGGAACCCGTCATGGGAGATCACCGATGTCCCAGAAGAGCTGATCGCGGCGTTCTCCACCCGGTCCCACGACATCGAGGCCGAAACCGACCGGCTCATAGCCGACCACGTGGACAAGCACGGGCACAGACCATCGAAGACGACGATCGTGAAGCTCCGCGCGCAAGCCACACTGTCCACCCGGCCGGACAAGGAGGTCCGGTCGCTGGAGAGCCTCGCCGACCAGTGGCGCACCCGCGCCACCACAGTCCTCGGTCATGACGCGACGACCTGGGCTGGCAGCGTGACCGCCAACGACTCCGGGCTGGTGTTGCGGGCCGATGACGTGCCCCTGGAACTGATCGCTGAACTTGGCCAGACCGTGGTCGGCCTCGTGGGAGAGAAGCGATCCACGTGGCGCCGGTGGAACCTGCATGCGGAGGCCTCCCGGCAGACGATGGGATGGCGGTTCGCCACCGCCCGGGATCGGGAAGCGATCGTCGGGATGGTCACCGATTCGGCCGAACAAGCGTCGCTGCGCCTCACCCCGCCCGATCTCGCCACCAGCCCTGCGACGTTCCGCCGGGTGGATAGTACGAGCGTGTTCCGGCCCAAGCACTCGACCGTATTCTCCTCCGAACTGTTGCTTGAGGCCGAGGACCGGCTACTCGACCGCTCCCGCACCATGATCGCCCCCACGGTCCCAGTGGACACGATGGAGAAGACCACCTCCCGCCCTGACGCCGAGGGACGAATGCTCGGAGAGGACCAGGCCGACGCCCTGATGAAGATCGCCGTCTCCGGCCGGATGCTCGACGTGCTGGTCGGCCCGGCCGGTGCGGGAAAGACCACCGCCATGTCTGCCTTGCGGCAGGCGTGGGAGACCGAACACGGCACCGGTTCCGTGGTCGGGCTCGCACCCTCGGCGGTAGCCGCGCAAGTGCTCGCCGACGACCTCGGCATCGCGACGGAGAACACGGCGAAGTGGTGGACCAACCACCTCACCCATGGCACCACCTTCGAGGCGGGTCAGCTCGTCATCATTGACGAAGCCTCCCTGGCTGGAACCCTGTCCCTGGACCGGATAACCCACCTGGCCGAACGGGCCGGGGCGAAAGTGCTGCTGGTCGGCGACTTCGCCCAGCTCCAGTCAGTGGACGCCGGCGGCGCCTTCGGACTCCTCGTGAACGACCGAGACGACACGCCAGAGCTGGTCGACGTACACAGATTCATCAACCCGTGGGAGAAGACCGCCTCCCTTGCCCTGCGTCACGGACGTACCGAGGTGATCGACACGTACCTCAACCACGACCGCATTCGCGAGGGTGACGCCGAAGCGATGACCGACACCGCCTACACAGCCTGGCGCGCTGATCGCGACCAGGGGCTAGTGTCGGTGCTGATCGCCGAGACCCGCGACCAGGTAACCACCCTCAACACTCGTGCCCGAGCGGACCTGATCCTCGACGGCACCCTCACGCCCGGCCGCGATGTCGAACTGAACGACGGCACCACGGCCGGAGTCGGGGACACGATCATCACCCGCCGCAACGACCGCCGGCTACGCACCGGCAAGGACTGGGTGCGCAACGGCGACACCTGGACCATCACCGGCGTCCGCGACGACGGCTCGGTCACCATCCGCAAGACCAGACGCCGGTTCGGGGGCTCCATCGTCCTTCCGGCGGCCTATGTCGCCGAGCACGCCGATCTTGGCTACGCCGTCACCGCCCACCGTGCCCAGGGCGTCACCACCGACACCGCACACGTCCTGGCGGAGCCGACCGCCACGAGAGAAAACTTCTACGTTGCCATGACCCGCGGCAAGCACGCCAACTACGCCTATGTGATCCTCGACCGGGCCGACGAGCACGCCCATCCGCATCCGGCCGACAACCCCGACACCACTGCCCGGTCCGTGCTCTACGGAGTCCTACAACATGCGGGTGCCGAGCTGTCCGCGCACGAGACCATCACCGCCGAACACGAACACTGGGGCTCGATCGCTCAGCTCGCTGCCGAGTACGAGACCATCGCCGCCGCAGCCCAACACGACCGCTGGGTGAACCTGGTTCGCGCGTCCGGCCTGAGCCCTGAGCAAGCGGACACGGCCATCGAGTCCGAAGCCTTCGGGGCGCTCACCGCCGAACTCCGACGCGCCGAAGCGAACCACCACGCCCTCGACACGATGCTCCCGCGATTGGTCGCCGCACGCGGGTTCGCCGACGCCGACGACATCGCCTCTGTCCTGCACCACCGCGTCGCCCGAGCCACCGCACGACCCGCCGGGTCCGGTCGCACGAGGAAAGCGCCGAGGCTGATCGCCGGTCTCGTCCCCGCTGCGCGAGGATCGATGAGCACCGATATGCGGCAAGCGCTGGACGAGCGCCGGGAGCTGATCGAGCAGCGCGCCAACGCCGTCCTGGACATCGCCTTGGACGCGAAAGCCCCGTGGATGAAGCCCCTCGGAACACCACCCCGCGACCCACACAAGACAGCAGCGTGGCGGCAGCACGCAGGCACCGTCGCCGCTTACCGCGACAGGTACAACATCACCGACGACACACCCCTCGGCCCGGCGCCGGAGACCACGGTGCAGAAGATCGACGCTGCCCGCGCACGGACTGCGCTCGAACGAGCGCAGGCGATCACGCAGACTTCTACGTCTGCTGCCGCCCCACGACCGGCAGCCGGGAGGGAGCACGTCGGGCCGACCTTGTGA
- a CDS encoding histidine phosphatase family protein, with product MATRYLYITRHGDADAFGNLTDTGREQARLLGKRLAHLPIGAVWHSPLPRAADTARELDLFLGGSNSVAEAPELIDHIPYVPEPEETPPSWTPFFDGYAPQEAAAGYEIAQSLTARFAHAPKHDDDVHELLITHAYPIAWLIRDALDAPPVRWLGLSSANTALTVIEYRPGSHPSISMFNDMSHLRPELRWTGFPQTLQP from the coding sequence ATGGCAACTCGGTATCTCTACATCACTCGACATGGCGACGCGGACGCCTTCGGCAATCTCACCGACACCGGCCGCGAACAAGCCCGGCTCCTCGGAAAACGCCTCGCCCACCTTCCCATCGGTGCGGTCTGGCATTCCCCGCTGCCGCGAGCCGCCGACACAGCCCGAGAGCTTGACTTGTTCCTCGGTGGGAGCAACTCCGTCGCCGAGGCCCCCGAACTCATCGACCACATTCCCTACGTACCCGAACCGGAGGAAACACCCCCGTCGTGGACGCCGTTCTTCGACGGCTACGCCCCGCAGGAGGCAGCCGCAGGCTACGAGATCGCGCAAAGCCTCACCGCTCGGTTCGCTCACGCACCGAAACACGATGACGATGTTCACGAACTGCTCATCACTCACGCCTACCCGATCGCGTGGCTTATCCGAGACGCCCTTGACGCGCCACCCGTGCGCTGGCTCGGACTCAGCAGCGCAAACACCGCCCTCACCGTCATCGAGTACCGCCCCGGTTCCCACCCGAGCATCAGCATGTTCAACGATATGAGCCACCTTCGCCCCGAACTCCGCTGGACAGGATTCCCCCAGACGCTCCAGCCCTGA
- a CDS encoding type II toxin-antitoxin system Phd/YefM family antitoxin: MTSKRPLYGKAEARRMLPELVGRARDGETILIGMRGVPEAKLVSYLTPTLSDAELATLTRGLGESQAHRMFEERSLASESGEESVLRAVPDNLAADVVKALVSIPSGRDFAAEFVTSLAIVTNRLYQEEDQEAPSLDQLLVGISMSAGEHPALYEQLVATVMPKVATILRHVADAERATP, from the coding sequence ATGACTAGTAAGCGGCCGTTGTATGGGAAGGCGGAAGCGCGGCGTATGTTGCCGGAGCTGGTGGGTCGAGCCCGGGACGGTGAGACGATCCTGATCGGGATGCGAGGCGTGCCGGAGGCAAAGCTTGTCAGCTACCTGACCCCGACGCTCAGTGACGCCGAACTCGCGACTTTGACCCGTGGGCTCGGCGAATCTCAGGCTCATCGAATGTTTGAGGAGCGCTCCCTGGCAAGCGAAAGTGGCGAGGAGAGTGTGTTGCGCGCGGTCCCGGACAACCTGGCCGCTGATGTCGTCAAGGCCTTGGTCTCGATCCCCAGTGGGCGAGACTTCGCCGCCGAGTTTGTTACCTCGCTCGCGATCGTGACCAACCGCCTGTACCAGGAGGAGGATCAGGAGGCGCCGTCGCTGGATCAGTTGCTCGTCGGCATTTCGATGTCCGCAGGCGAGCATCCTGCGTTGTATGAGCAACTTGTCGCGACTGTGATGCCCAAGGTTGCAACCATCTTGCGCCACGTTGCGGATGCCGAACGCGCAACCCCTTAG
- a CDS encoding TIR domain-containing protein: MTRRVFISYQHADQMKARGLNLMTYNKNVNIDFTGRHLLDPVKSRDPDYISRKIKERISGSSATVVLIGKNTADSDWVEKEIQWSKDQGKGIIGIRIDPDAPVPDGLTEYGAEILNWYEPADVNQFDDAIERAISATSRGRSMPTNTMSTCTR, translated from the coding sequence ATGACACGACGCGTCTTCATCAGTTATCAGCACGCCGATCAAATGAAGGCGCGCGGCCTCAACCTGATGACCTACAACAAGAATGTCAACATCGACTTCACAGGTCGACACCTCCTCGACCCAGTCAAGAGTCGCGACCCGGACTACATAAGCCGGAAGATCAAGGAAAGGATCAGCGGCAGCTCCGCGACAGTAGTGCTCATCGGAAAGAACACCGCTGATAGTGATTGGGTTGAGAAAGAAATCCAATGGAGCAAAGACCAAGGAAAGGGCATCATCGGAATCCGGATCGACCCGGACGCGCCGGTGCCGGATGGCTTGACGGAGTACGGAGCTGAAATACTGAATTGGTACGAGCCAGCTGATGTCAATCAGTTCGACGACGCCATCGAACGGGCGATCTCTGCGACTAGTCGAGGCCGATCGATGCCTACCAACACGATGAGCACGTGCACACGATGA
- a CDS encoding DNA-binding protein, with protein MERKHDLDQPASTDHEQAGREHDAQERIFAMGADQLEPRPWRPAPAPPTAVDLTQYALWRASDLTPEELLSALTLLPSARAEIEGAEVGLLFVARSEGLTWAQIAVAMGFRSPQACQQYVNRLAARQDKQT; from the coding sequence ATGGAACGCAAGCACGACCTCGACCAACCCGCCAGCACCGACCACGAGCAGGCCGGACGGGAACACGACGCGCAAGAACGCATTTTCGCGATGGGCGCAGACCAGCTCGAACCGCGCCCGTGGCGGCCCGCACCGGCCCCGCCCACCGCAGTCGATCTGACGCAGTACGCGCTCTGGCGAGCGTCTGATCTGACACCCGAGGAGTTGCTGAGCGCCCTCACCCTGCTTCCATCGGCGCGAGCCGAGATCGAGGGGGCCGAAGTCGGACTGCTCTTCGTTGCCCGCAGCGAAGGACTGACCTGGGCGCAGATCGCTGTTGCCATGGGATTCCGCTCACCGCAAGCGTGCCAACAGTATGTGAACCGTCTCGCGGCCCGGCAGGACAAGCAGACATGA
- a CDS encoding transcriptional regulator, with amino-acid sequence MSCQSASALRVLHAVRLVGFADGDAVAARAGTGVDEALRTLREAEREGWVQHLAFADLDGWSLTDLGKFENEHQLAAERERNDPHQTVAAVYRDFLPLNTRLVRAVTDWQIKPSDDDRFAPNQHSDRAWDGQVLDELTLLGNELAPLVTRLSEVLARFDGYADRYNSALRRAVNGEHDWVDKTKLDSCHRVWFQLHEDLVATLGIDRRTETPSGSA; translated from the coding sequence ATGAGCTGTCAGTCGGCGTCAGCGCTGCGGGTCTTGCACGCGGTTCGACTCGTCGGCTTCGCCGACGGTGATGCGGTTGCCGCGCGTGCCGGAACAGGCGTGGACGAGGCGCTGCGCACATTGCGCGAGGCGGAGCGCGAGGGCTGGGTGCAGCATCTCGCGTTCGCGGACCTCGATGGGTGGTCGCTGACCGACCTGGGCAAGTTCGAGAACGAACATCAGCTGGCAGCCGAGCGTGAGCGCAACGATCCGCACCAAACGGTCGCAGCCGTCTATCGCGACTTCCTCCCGCTCAACACACGCCTGGTGCGCGCTGTGACCGACTGGCAGATCAAGCCTTCCGACGACGACCGGTTCGCGCCCAACCAGCACAGCGACCGGGCCTGGGACGGGCAAGTGCTCGATGAGCTGACGCTACTCGGCAACGAGCTTGCTCCTTTGGTCACGCGCCTTTCGGAAGTTCTCGCGCGATTCGACGGGTACGCAGATCGCTACAACTCGGCTCTGCGCCGGGCCGTGAACGGCGAGCACGACTGGGTCGACAAGACCAAGTTGGACTCATGCCACCGAGTCTGGTTCCAACTCCACGAAGACCTCGTCGCCACCCTCGGCATCGATCGCCGCACGGAAACGCCCAGCGGCTCCGCGTAG
- a CDS encoding DNA cytosine methyltransferase, which yields MFAHHWPDAPTLGEITMIGWPVVPPVDVLCGGLSMPGRSTVGKRAGLAPGARSGLWSHMAEAIDALQPQLVVIENVLGLLSSPAVRAALEGADMRTQLRDCNPSRPGTRPVGSGRQRSSTSPGSRRRTRRFGRPRAGCAVDRPTSVPCRCPSPQA from the coding sequence GTGTTCGCCCATCACTGGCCGGACGCCCCCACCCTAGGCGAGATCACCATGATCGGCTGGCCCGTTGTGCCGCCGGTTGACGTGCTGTGCGGGGGGCTTTCCATGCCAGGACGTTCGACGGTTGGCAAGCGGGCTGGCCTCGCACCCGGCGCCCGCTCTGGACTGTGGTCGCACATGGCCGAAGCGATCGACGCGCTGCAACCCCAACTCGTCGTCATCGAAAACGTACTCGGCCTGCTGTCCTCACCCGCCGTCCGCGCAGCCCTGGAAGGAGCCGACATGCGCACGCAACTCCGAGACTGCAACCCTTCGCGACCTGGAACCCGACCCGTGGGGTCTGGGAGACAGCGCAGCTCGACCTCTCCGGGCAGCCGGCGCCGTACTCGGCGATTTGGCCGACCTCGGGCTGGATGCGCAGTGGATCGGCCTACCAGCGTCCCTTGTCGGTGCCCCTCACCCCAAGCTTGA
- a CDS encoding thymidylate synthase gives MSTYRDVQAAFVEELRSIMEFGEHIEVRGQSTRELRARLIEIKDIRARYVVVPHRHNNVFASIAESMWVISGRNDLGYLGAYLKRAHEFSDDGTTWRAGYGPRLRDWNGIDQLAEVVAILRADPSSRRAVVSIFDPDRDFVSSNDIPCNNWLHFLIRDGRLDLHIAARSTDIWWGFSGINAFEWTLLLEMMAHWLDQEPGRLVFFSSSIHLYQRHFEPATQMLQHVSDTGEAHGQDDTAPLTFSTSWDDFPAELEEWMRVETAVRSGDSLDALNYVLTDPLLTGYARMIDVFWAFKRGADDTDLERRLCGIGDSRLMIAAAEYLGRPERLSH, from the coding sequence ATGTCGACCTACCGGGACGTGCAGGCCGCCTTCGTCGAGGAACTGCGCTCGATCATGGAGTTCGGAGAACACATCGAGGTTCGCGGCCAGTCAACGCGTGAGCTACGAGCACGACTCATCGAGATCAAAGACATCCGTGCCCGATATGTGGTGGTGCCGCATCGTCACAACAACGTCTTCGCGTCCATCGCCGAAAGCATGTGGGTAATCTCTGGACGGAATGATCTCGGGTACCTCGGCGCCTACTTGAAACGCGCACACGAGTTCTCCGACGACGGGACTACCTGGCGCGCAGGGTATGGTCCCCGGCTTCGCGACTGGAACGGCATCGACCAGTTGGCCGAAGTCGTGGCGATCCTGCGAGCAGACCCATCATCGCGGCGAGCTGTCGTGAGCATCTTCGATCCCGATCGCGACTTCGTCAGTAGCAATGATATTCCTTGCAACAACTGGCTCCACTTCCTCATCCGCGACGGGCGACTTGACCTTCACATTGCGGCGCGAAGCACTGATATCTGGTGGGGATTCTCGGGTATCAATGCCTTCGAATGGACACTCTTGCTCGAAATGATGGCCCATTGGCTTGATCAGGAACCTGGTCGCCTGGTGTTCTTCAGCTCATCCATCCACTTGTATCAACGGCACTTCGAACCGGCCACTCAAATGTTGCAACATGTGAGCGACACAGGGGAAGCCCACGGCCAGGACGACACTGCACCTCTGACGTTCAGCACGTCCTGGGACGACTTCCCTGCTGAGTTGGAAGAGTGGATGCGCGTAGAGACGGCCGTACGGTCCGGCGATAGTCTTGACGCCCTCAACTATGTCCTCACCGATCCTCTGCTAACCGGCTATGCGCGCATGATCGATGTGTTCTGGGCTTTCAAACGCGGCGCGGACGATACCGACCTCGAACGACGCTTGTGTGGCATCGGCGACAGCAGGCTGATGATCGCAGCAGCGGAGTACCTAGGGCGTCCTGAGCGACTGAGCCACTAG